The proteins below come from a single Portunus trituberculatus isolate SZX2019 chromosome 2, ASM1759143v1, whole genome shotgun sequence genomic window:
- the LOC123502542 gene encoding uncharacterized protein LOC123502542, with translation MLSRILLVAAAATLAAAAAVEEPGADREGKLSLPHMFHIVTFDNGPCHAKTGEHGTCFSQKECDGLGGSASGTCANGFGVCCVLTATCGKTISVNNTYFVNENHPSTITYTGTEYDSMGHLKSTADYYGTPSTCYVTLEPPYGTCQILLEFVDFELSGPTQGDCTNDTFVVHGANPGCEIPTLCGNNAGQHMYIDVDNSQGPFKLAVVLSSLHVPRRWKIKVSFIEAHNPCKAPARCLQYYKETSGSFSSFNYHGTPGMMLNNQKYTICFAYVPGYCDIGIDFHRFDLGNTYGECTDDYVAISHMKTCGDYQQLSVIANATGPIHLGVCSDDSNDKEEEGFYAQYLMLGCH, from the exons ATGTTATCACGGATATTGTTGGTGGCTGCGGCGGCGacgctggcggcggcggcggcggtggaggagCCGGGGGcggacagagaaggaaaat TGTCCCTCCCTCACATGTTCCATATCGTGACATTTGACAACGGTCCATGTCACGCCAAGACGGGGGAACACGGCACTTGTTTTAGCCAGAAGGAATGTGATGGTCTGGGCGGTTCAGCATCTGGGACCTGTGCTAATGGATTTGGTGTTTGCTGTGTTT TGACAGCAACGTGTGGGAAGACAATTAGCGTTAACAACACCTACTTCGTTAACGAGAACCATCCCAGCACCATCACTTACACTGGGACAGAATATGATTCGATGGGACACCTTAAGTCTACAGCTGATTACTACGGAACTCCCAGCACTTGTTACGTCACCCTGGAGCCGCCTTATGGG ACGTGCCAAATTCTACTGGAGTTCGTTGACTTTGAACTGAGCGGGCCCACACAAGGGGACTGCACCAATGACACCTTCGTAGTCCACGGTGCCAACCCAGGGTGTGAGATCCCAACCCTCTGTGGCAACAACGCAGGACAGCAta TGTACATTGACGTGGACAACTCTCAAGGGCCTTTCAAACTGGCTGTGGTTCTGTCCAGCCTTCACGTGCCAAGGCGGTGGAAGATCAAAGTCTCATTCATAGAGGCACACAATCCCTGCAAGGCCCCGGCGCGCTGTCTACAGTACTATAAGGAGACTTCAGGCTCATTCAGCTCATTCAATTACCACGGCACGCCTGGAATGATGCTAAACAATCAG aaatACACGATCTGCTTCGCCTACGTGCCCGGCTACTGTGACATCGGTATTGACTTCCACCGGTTCGATCTCGGCAACACTTATGGGGAGTGCACCGATGACTACGTGGCGATCAGTCATATGAAGACCTGCGGAGATTATCAACAGCTCTCCGTCATTG CCAACGCGACCGGCCCTATTCACCTCGGAGTGTGTTCAGATGACAgcaatgataaggaggaggaaggtttctACGCCCAGTATCTCATGTTGGGATGCCATTAA